The Xiphias gladius isolate SHS-SW01 ecotype Sanya breed wild chromosome 4, ASM1685928v1, whole genome shotgun sequence genome includes a window with the following:
- the LOC120789144 gene encoding uncharacterized protein LOC120789144 isoform X1, which translates to MMAEFRWIKPSLFLVLVLRFAVAAAGQNTLRFNVRVGGEVALPCQSVRDDQVKCNGTAWLFDESRKSITLFEYGKIHDEAKSKSDRLSVTENCSLVIKKVTVQDVGRYTCRQFDQSGQRQGQDATFPLSVVTSEAAITGKPTTTIKITRTKVMTSEATNDAGSINNNSPQGCWWWYIIVSVVLAALIISIVLIIWKKTIGNKTQTEEDMADPDGGVSYATISYARKTDREARVQGDAVIYSTVEAPSSSAGASTAPSSIYATVNKPNK; encoded by the exons atgatgGCTGAATTCAGATGGATTAAACCTTCTTTATTTCTGGTCCTGGTGCTTCGGTTTGCAG TAGCAGCAGCTGGACAAAATACTCTACGCTTCAATGTCAGAGTTGGAGGTGAGGTCGCGTTGCCTTGTCAAAGTGTGAGAGATGATCAGGTTAAATGTAACGGTACTGCCTGGCTCTTCGATGAATCACGAAAGTCCATAACACTGTTTGAATATGGAAAGATTCACGACGAAGCCAAATCTAAATCAGACAGACTGAGTGTTACAGAGAATTGTTCTCTGGTGATAAAGAAGGTCACGGTTCAGGATGTTGGTCGCTACACCTGCAGACAGTTCGACCAATCAGGACAACGACAAGGTCAAGATGCtactttccctctgtctgttgTTACCA GCGAAGCTGCAATAACAGGAAAACCAACAACGACAATTAAGATAACAAGAACCAAAGTAATGACATCGGAGGCGACAAACGACGCAGGATCAATAAACAACAACAGTCCACAAG GTTGTTGGTGGTGGTACATCATTGTCTCCGTGGTTTTAGCAGCACTCATAATATCCATTGTGCTCATCATTTGGAAGAAAACTATAG GGAACAAAACACAGACGGAGGAAGACATG GCTGATCCTGACGGTGGCGTTTCCTATGCCACCATCAGCTACGCCAGGAAGACCGACAGGGAAGCCCGG GTTCAAGGTGATGCAGTGATCTACAGCACTGTGGAAGCTCCCTCCTCTTCAGCTGGAGCCTCCACTGCTCCCAGCAGCATCTACGCCACCgtcaacaaaccaaacaaataa
- the LOC120789144 gene encoding uncharacterized protein LOC120789144 isoform X2 translates to MMAEFRWIKPSLFLVLVLRFAVAAAGQNTLRFNVRVGGEAAITGKPTTTIKITRTKVMTSEATNDAGSINNNSPQGCWWWYIIVSVVLAALIISIVLIIWKKTIGNKTQTEEDMADPDGGVSYATISYARKTDREARVQGDAVIYSTVEAPSSSAGASTAPSSIYATVNKPNK, encoded by the exons atgatgGCTGAATTCAGATGGATTAAACCTTCTTTATTTCTGGTCCTGGTGCTTCGGTTTGCAG TAGCAGCAGCTGGACAAAATACTCTACGCTTCAATGTCAGAGTTGGAG GCGAAGCTGCAATAACAGGAAAACCAACAACGACAATTAAGATAACAAGAACCAAAGTAATGACATCGGAGGCGACAAACGACGCAGGATCAATAAACAACAACAGTCCACAAG GTTGTTGGTGGTGGTACATCATTGTCTCCGTGGTTTTAGCAGCACTCATAATATCCATTGTGCTCATCATTTGGAAGAAAACTATAG GGAACAAAACACAGACGGAGGAAGACATG GCTGATCCTGACGGTGGCGTTTCCTATGCCACCATCAGCTACGCCAGGAAGACCGACAGGGAAGCCCGG GTTCAAGGTGATGCAGTGATCTACAGCACTGTGGAAGCTCCCTCCTCTTCAGCTGGAGCCTCCACTGCTCCCAGCAGCATCTACGCCACCgtcaacaaaccaaacaaataa
- the LOC120788974 gene encoding fatty acid-binding protein, brain — protein MVDAFCATWKLVDSENFDEYMKALGVGFATRQVGNVTKPTVIISQEGDKVVIRTQSTFKNTDISFKLGEEFDETTADDRNCKSTVTLEGDKLVHVQKWDGKETKFVREIKDGKMVMNLTFEDIHAVRTYEKA, from the exons ATGGTCGACGCCTTCTGTGCCACTTGGAAGCTGGTTGACAGTGAGAATTTCGATGAGTATATGAAAGCACTTG GTGTGGGCTTTGCCACCCGGCAGGTTGGTAATGTGACCAAGCCGACCGTAATCATCAGCCAGGAGGGCGACAAGGTGGTGATTCGCACCCAGAGCACcttcaaaaacacagacatctccTTCAAGCTGGGAGAGGAGTTTGACGAGACCACCGCTGATGACAGGAACTGCAAA tccACAGTGACTCTGGAGGGAGACAAGTTGGTCCATGTCCAGAAGTGGGACGGCAAAGAGACCAAGTTTGTCAGAGAAATCAAGGATGGCAAGATGGTCATG AATTTGACCTTTGAAGACATCCATGCAGTGCGTACCTACGAGAAGGCATGA